The Pseudofrankia inefficax genome window below encodes:
- a CDS encoding sulfite oxidase-like oxidoreductase: MGIVSPGFHGRRRGNTMLPPGQYEEEDFPVLSAGPTPRVPTDRWQFTITSETGERYSWSWAEFQALPQETPTVDIHCVTRWSKFATTWKGVSLDTLFEDVETAADYAMIHSYGGYTTNLPLEDLLDGQAWVAHRYDGEDLDPEHGGPARLLVPHLYFWKSAKWVRGIQLMPEDSPGFWEAAGYHDRGDPWREERYQGD, translated from the coding sequence ATGGGGATCGTCTCGCCGGGGTTTCACGGTCGGCGCCGGGGCAACACCATGCTTCCGCCCGGCCAGTACGAGGAAGAGGACTTTCCGGTGCTCTCGGCCGGGCCGACGCCGCGGGTCCCGACGGACCGGTGGCAGTTCACGATCACCAGCGAGACCGGCGAGCGGTACTCGTGGAGCTGGGCCGAGTTCCAGGCGCTGCCGCAGGAGACACCGACGGTCGACATCCACTGCGTCACTCGCTGGTCGAAGTTCGCCACCACCTGGAAGGGCGTCTCACTCGACACCTTGTTCGAGGACGTCGAGACGGCCGCGGACTACGCGATGATCCACTCCTACGGCGGCTACACCACGAACCTGCCGCTGGAGGATCTGCTCGACGGCCAGGCCTGGGTGGCGCACCGGTACGACGGCGAGGACCTGGACCCCGAGCACGGTGGCCCGGCCCGGCTCCTCGTCCCGCACCTGTACTTCTGGAAGTCGGCCAAGTGGGTCCGCGGGATTCAGCTCATGCCGGAGGATTCCCCCGGTTTCTGGGAGGCGGCCGGCTATCACGACCGTGGCGACCCCTGGCGGGAGGAGCGCTACCAGGGCGACTGA
- a CDS encoding ferredoxin reductase encodes MAGPTRVGARMAWRTGRLVAIVDETPTARTLVLDVPGWPGHLAGQRVDIRLTAEDGYRASRAYSLAAPADGDRVEVTVQRVPDGEVSPYLVEVFAVGDPVELRGPIGGWFVWDPAGPPDPVLLVAGGSGVVPLMAMIRARRAAASRVPFRLVYSVRGPEQAYYAAELRRRLPADGGLDVAYVYTRTAPEGWPGPPRRITAADLGAAGWPADLAPLCFVCGPTGFVESVADLLVAGGHDPSRIRTERFGPTDR; translated from the coding sequence ATGGCCGGACCGACGCGGGTCGGGGCCAGGATGGCGTGGCGGACCGGGCGGCTCGTCGCGATCGTCGACGAGACGCCGACCGCGCGCACCCTCGTCCTGGACGTGCCGGGCTGGCCGGGGCATCTGGCCGGGCAGCGGGTCGACATCCGGCTCACGGCCGAGGACGGCTACCGCGCGTCGCGCGCCTATTCGCTGGCCGCGCCCGCCGACGGTGACCGGGTCGAGGTCACCGTCCAGCGGGTGCCCGACGGCGAGGTCTCGCCCTACCTCGTCGAGGTGTTCGCGGTCGGCGACCCGGTGGAGCTGCGCGGCCCGATCGGCGGCTGGTTCGTCTGGGACCCCGCCGGCCCGCCCGATCCCGTGCTGCTGGTCGCCGGTGGCTCCGGGGTCGTCCCGCTGATGGCCATGATCCGGGCCCGGCGCGCCGCCGCGAGCCGGGTCCCGTTCCGCCTCGTCTACTCGGTGCGCGGCCCGGAGCAGGCCTACTACGCGGCCGAGCTGCGCCGCCGTCTGCCCGCCGACGGGGGCCTCGACGTCGCGTACGTCTACACCCGGACCGCCCCGGAGGGCTGGCCGGGCCCGCCACGGCGGATCACCGCGGCCGACCTCGGCGCGGCGGGCTGGCCGGCGGACCTCGCCCCACTGTGTTTCGTCTGCGGGCCGACGGGGTTCGTCGAGTCGGTCGCCGACCTGCTCGTGGCCGGCGGCCATGACCCGTCCCGCATCCGGACCGAGCGGTTCGGGCCGACCGACCGCTAG
- a CDS encoding O-methyltransferase has protein sequence MSYELWTAVDHYFDGKLVAADPALEEALKATVAAGIPSIQVSATQGKLLHLLARIRGASRILEVGTLGGYSTIWLARALPADGRLVTLEVSPRHAAVATANVARAGLADVVDIRVGPALDTLPKLAAEAAGPFDLVFIDADKVNNPAYFQWAVKLTKPGSVIIVDNVVREGQVANPDSQDPSVVGTRELLDLIAAEPRVSATAVQTVGNKGYDGFTLALVTGE, from the coding sequence ATGTCGTACGAGCTCTGGACGGCGGTCGACCACTACTTCGACGGCAAGCTGGTGGCGGCGGACCCGGCACTGGAGGAGGCGCTGAAGGCGACCGTGGCGGCCGGGATCCCGTCGATCCAGGTCTCCGCGACGCAGGGGAAGCTGCTGCATCTGCTGGCGCGGATCCGTGGAGCCAGCCGGATCCTGGAGGTCGGGACGCTGGGCGGCTACAGCACGATCTGGCTGGCCCGGGCCCTGCCGGCCGACGGGCGGCTCGTCACGCTGGAGGTCAGCCCGCGGCACGCCGCCGTCGCGACGGCCAACGTGGCGCGCGCCGGGCTCGCGGACGTCGTCGACATCCGGGTCGGCCCGGCGCTGGACACCCTGCCGAAGCTGGCGGCAGAGGCCGCCGGGCCGTTCGACCTGGTCTTCATCGACGCCGACAAGGTCAACAACCCGGCCTACTTCCAGTGGGCCGTGAAGCTCACGAAGCCGGGCAGTGTCATCATCGTCGACAACGTCGTCCGCGAGGGCCAGGTGGCCAACCCGGACAGCCAGGACCCGAGCGTCGTGGGCACCCGTGAGCTGCTCGACCTGATCGCCGCCGAGCCCCGGGTCAGCGCGACCGCCGTCCAGACCGTCGGCAACAAGGGCTACGACGGCTTCACCCTGGCCCTGGTCACGGGCGAATAG
- a CDS encoding glycine--tRNA ligase, producing the protein MQDALARLAAYWSEQGCLVVQPMNTEVGAGTLNPATALRVLGPEPWKVAYVEPSVRPDDARYGENPNRLQTHTQYQVILKPEPGNPQELYLGSLIALGIDIEAHDVRFVEDNWASPALGAWGLGWEVWLDGLEITQFTYFQQAGGQPLDPPSVEITYGMERILMALQGVRHFKDITYAPGLSYGELFGQAEYEMSRYYLDDADVAATRGLLDAFAAEAERLVEAGLPVPAHIHVLKMSHAFNVLDARGAVSTAERAVEFARMRRLSGAVAQLWVATRQTAGFPLLTAAGRAGDGTAGAPAADARPAANHGALFAAGSRTLLLEIGVEEMPPAEAVAARDQVESLLAKKLAEGRLAHGALTVSATPRRLVATVADVASREADATRVVRGPKVTAAFRPDGTPTPAAAGFARANGVEVTALARTTENGVEHLAVVRHERGRPATDALAPALADVVRKLRASKNMRWNNPELSFTRPIRWVVALLGESVVPIEVGGLVSGRRTTLVRVAPGQPSRAGIPATVELTGADAYTAALDRAGILLDAGERRERIAAAAARLAAEAGGHVDVAAESRLLDEVSFLVEQPTPILGGFDPGYLELPEAVLTTVMRKHQRYLPVRAGAAPGAAGPDDAGRLLPRFVAVANGTVDVDAVRAGNEAVLRARFEDAAFFYRADLKTPLAAMVERLSRLTFTDKLGSMADRAGRIATLAAGLAGRLAPGLAGADREVLRRASDLVKFDLGSQMVIELTSLAGTMAHEYAQAAGEQPAVATALLEAELPRSAGGPLPATVPGALLALADRLDALVGLAATVGLPTGSSDPFAVRRAALGALAILRTRPELAGLSLRDALAASAAGQPVAVTAALLDETAAFLARRLELTLVDEGFPVDHVRAVLPHADRPAHAERLARQLADLRGRDDFRAVAAALDRARRIVPAATTAGYDPARLTEPAELALHQSVATVGAGLAGLGAAPDLVSFTAATAPLVAPVNQFFDDILVMDPDPEIRATRLGLLATVRDLGAGVLDWSALTG; encoded by the coding sequence ATGCAGGACGCACTCGCGCGCCTGGCCGCGTACTGGAGCGAGCAGGGCTGCCTGGTCGTGCAGCCGATGAACACCGAGGTCGGTGCCGGGACGCTGAACCCGGCGACCGCGCTGCGGGTGCTCGGCCCCGAGCCGTGGAAGGTCGCCTACGTCGAGCCGTCGGTCCGCCCCGACGACGCCCGCTACGGGGAGAACCCGAACCGCCTGCAGACGCACACCCAGTACCAGGTGATCCTCAAGCCGGAGCCGGGCAACCCCCAGGAGCTCTACCTGGGCTCGCTGATCGCGCTCGGCATCGACATCGAGGCGCACGACGTCCGCTTCGTCGAGGACAACTGGGCCTCGCCCGCGCTCGGCGCCTGGGGCCTGGGCTGGGAGGTCTGGCTCGACGGCCTGGAGATCACCCAGTTCACCTACTTCCAGCAGGCCGGTGGCCAGCCCCTGGACCCGCCGTCGGTCGAGATCACCTACGGCATGGAGCGCATCCTGATGGCGCTGCAGGGCGTGCGCCACTTCAAGGACATCACCTACGCGCCCGGCCTGTCGTACGGCGAGCTTTTCGGCCAGGCCGAGTACGAGATGTCGCGGTACTACCTCGACGACGCGGACGTCGCGGCCACCCGTGGCCTGCTCGACGCCTTCGCCGCCGAGGCCGAGCGGCTCGTCGAGGCCGGCCTGCCGGTGCCGGCCCACATCCACGTGCTCAAGATGAGCCACGCGTTCAACGTCCTCGACGCCAGGGGCGCGGTGTCGACCGCCGAGCGCGCGGTCGAGTTCGCCCGGATGCGCCGGCTGTCGGGCGCCGTCGCCCAGCTCTGGGTCGCGACCCGTCAGACCGCCGGCTTCCCGCTGCTCACCGCCGCCGGACGGGCGGGTGACGGGACCGCCGGCGCGCCAGCGGCCGACGCCCGCCCGGCCGCCAACCACGGCGCGCTGTTCGCGGCTGGCTCGCGCACGCTGCTGCTGGAGATCGGCGTCGAGGAGATGCCACCCGCCGAGGCGGTCGCCGCCCGCGACCAGGTGGAGTCGCTGCTGGCGAAGAAGCTCGCCGAGGGCCGGCTCGCGCACGGCGCCCTGACGGTGTCCGCCACGCCGCGCCGGCTGGTCGCCACCGTCGCCGACGTCGCGTCCCGCGAGGCGGACGCCACCAGGGTCGTGCGCGGCCCCAAGGTGACCGCCGCGTTCCGGCCGGACGGGACGCCGACCCCGGCCGCCGCCGGCTTCGCCCGCGCCAACGGCGTCGAGGTCACGGCCCTGGCCAGGACGACCGAGAACGGCGTCGAGCACCTGGCGGTCGTCCGCCACGAGCGGGGCCGCCCGGCGACCGACGCGCTCGCGCCCGCGCTGGCCGACGTCGTCCGCAAGCTGCGCGCCAGCAAGAACATGCGCTGGAACAACCCGGAGCTCAGCTTCACCCGGCCGATCCGCTGGGTGGTCGCCCTGCTCGGCGAGTCGGTGGTCCCGATCGAGGTCGGCGGGCTGGTCAGCGGGCGGCGGACCACGCTGGTCCGGGTGGCGCCCGGCCAGCCGAGCCGGGCCGGGATCCCCGCGACGGTCGAGCTGACCGGCGCCGACGCCTACACCGCCGCGCTGGACCGGGCCGGGATCCTCCTCGACGCGGGCGAGCGCCGGGAGCGGATCGCCGCCGCGGCCGCCCGGCTCGCGGCCGAGGCCGGCGGGCACGTGGACGTCGCCGCCGAGTCGCGCCTGCTCGACGAGGTCAGCTTCCTGGTGGAGCAGCCGACCCCGATCCTCGGCGGCTTCGACCCCGGCTACCTGGAGCTCCCGGAGGCCGTGCTCACCACCGTGATGCGCAAGCACCAGCGGTATCTGCCGGTCCGGGCCGGCGCCGCCCCCGGCGCGGCCGGACCGGACGACGCCGGCCGGCTGCTGCCGCGGTTCGTCGCCGTCGCGAACGGCACCGTCGACGTCGACGCCGTCCGGGCCGGCAACGAGGCGGTGCTGCGGGCCCGGTTCGAGGACGCGGCCTTCTTCTACCGGGCCGACCTGAAGACCCCGCTCGCGGCGATGGTCGAGCGGCTGAGCCGGCTCACCTTCACCGACAAGCTCGGCTCGATGGCCGACCGGGCCGGGCGGATCGCGACGCTCGCCGCCGGGCTCGCCGGCCGGCTCGCCCCCGGTCTGGCCGGCGCCGACCGCGAGGTGCTGCGTCGGGCCAGCGACCTGGTCAAGTTCGACCTCGGCTCGCAGATGGTGATCGAGCTGACCAGCCTCGCCGGGACGATGGCCCACGAGTACGCGCAGGCCGCCGGCGAGCAGCCGGCCGTCGCGACCGCGCTGCTGGAGGCCGAGCTGCCCCGCTCCGCCGGCGGCCCACTGCCGGCGACCGTCCCGGGCGCGCTGCTGGCGCTCGCCGACCGGCTGGACGCGCTGGTCGGGCTGGCCGCGACCGTCGGCCTGCCGACCGGCTCCAGCGACCCGTTCGCGGTCCGCCGCGCCGCGCTGGGCGCGCTCGCGATCCTGCGCACCCGCCCCGAGCTGGCCGGGCTGTCACTGCGGGACGCGCTGGCCGCGTCTGCGGCCGGCCAGCCCGTCGCGGTCACCGCCGCCCTGCTGGACGAGACCGCGGCCTTCCTGGCCCGGCGCCTGGAGCTGACGCTCGTCGACGAGGGCTTCCCAGTCGACCACGTCCGCGCGGTCCTCCCGCACGCCGACCGGCCGGCCCACGCCGAGCGCCTCGCGCGCCAGCTCGCCGACCTGCGCGGCCGTGACGACTTCCGCGCGGTCGCCGCCGCTCTCGACCGGGCCCGGCGCATCGTCCCCGCCGCGACCACCGCCGGCTACGACCCGGCCCGCCTGACCGAGCCGGCCGAGCTGGCCCTGCACCAGAGCGTCGCCACGGTCGGCGCCGGCCTGGCCGGTCTCGGGGCCGCCCCCGACCTGGTGTCGTTCACGGCCGCGACCGCGCCCCTGGTCGCTCCGGTCAACCAGTTCTTCGACGACATCCTGGTCATGGACCCCGATCCGGAGATCCGCGCCACCCGCCTGGGCCTTCTCGCCACCGTCCGCGACCTGGGCGCCGGCGTCCTCGACTGGTCCGCCCTCACCGGCTGA
- a CDS encoding caspase, EACC1-associated type, with amino-acid sequence MAAAPARDALLIATGRYDSPVLAQLRSPSRDAQELERLLADPAIGRFNVSKVIDGRSYEIAQRVEEFFYGRNRDDLLLVHLSCHGLKNDDGELYFAATNTNKNFLGSTAMSAAFVHEQMRRCRARSIVLLLDCCFSGAFMAGAKGDDGVDLQGQLSGFGRAVLTATSRTEYAWEGDNARSLEPEPSRFTAAIVNGLATGNADRDGDGKIAVDELYEHVYEYLRQARVRQSPRMWAELEYRIFVADAHHRVKPPGDPAAPTLGRAPWPKRLRGNDAVLPLNLTLEEIAFGKEKTLRVETAVPCGDCATVGSVGDPRLVACEACLGRGALLADDAFCEQCEGAGLLVLNPCATCAGAGRRPLVRTLTVRIPAGIENGMRIRLGGEGEVGPGAGQPGDLYVEAVETPHPTFTREGDDIRSRLRLRRREASKGTIASVATLEGGTRRIRIAPGTRDGTILRLAGEGVPHLSAEGRGDHLITVEVGS; translated from the coding sequence ATGGCAGCCGCGCCGGCGCGTGACGCGCTGCTGATCGCGACCGGGCGCTACGACAGCCCGGTTCTCGCCCAGCTGCGATCGCCGAGCCGGGACGCGCAGGAGCTCGAACGTCTGCTCGCGGACCCGGCGATCGGCCGGTTCAACGTCTCCAAGGTCATCGACGGCCGCTCGTACGAGATCGCCCAGCGCGTCGAGGAGTTCTTCTACGGCCGCAACCGTGACGACCTGCTCCTCGTCCACCTGTCCTGCCATGGCCTGAAGAACGACGATGGCGAGCTCTACTTCGCCGCGACGAACACGAACAAGAACTTCCTCGGCTCGACCGCGATGTCGGCGGCCTTCGTCCACGAGCAGATGCGGCGGTGCCGCGCCCGTTCGATCGTCCTGCTGCTGGACTGCTGTTTCAGCGGGGCCTTCATGGCCGGCGCGAAGGGCGACGACGGGGTCGACCTCCAGGGCCAGCTCTCCGGCTTCGGGCGGGCCGTGCTGACCGCCACCAGCCGGACGGAGTACGCCTGGGAGGGCGACAACGCCCGCAGCCTCGAACCCGAGCCGTCCCGCTTCACGGCCGCCATCGTCAACGGCCTGGCCACCGGGAACGCGGACCGGGACGGCGACGGGAAGATCGCCGTGGACGAGCTCTACGAGCACGTCTACGAATACCTCCGCCAGGCCCGGGTGCGCCAGTCACCGCGGATGTGGGCGGAGCTGGAGTACCGGATCTTCGTCGCCGACGCCCACCACCGGGTGAAGCCGCCCGGCGACCCCGCCGCGCCCACGCTCGGCCGGGCTCCCTGGCCGAAACGGCTCCGCGGCAATGACGCCGTTCTGCCGCTGAACCTCACCCTCGAGGAGATCGCGTTCGGGAAGGAGAAGACCCTCCGGGTGGAGACCGCGGTGCCCTGCGGGGACTGCGCGACGGTCGGCTCGGTCGGAGATCCGCGGCTGGTCGCGTGCGAGGCCTGTCTTGGCCGCGGCGCGCTGCTCGCCGACGATGCGTTCTGCGAGCAGTGCGAAGGCGCCGGGCTGCTGGTCCTGAACCCCTGCGCGACCTGCGCGGGTGCCGGGCGGCGCCCGCTCGTGCGCACCCTGACGGTCAGGATCCCGGCCGGGATCGAGAACGGTATGCGCATCCGACTGGGCGGCGAGGGCGAGGTCGGACCTGGCGCGGGTCAGCCCGGCGACCTCTACGTCGAGGCTGTCGAGACCCCGCACCCGACGTTCACCCGTGAGGGCGACGACATCCGCTCCCGGCTGCGGCTCCGGCGGCGCGAGGCCTCGAAGGGCACGATCGCGTCGGTCGCCACCCTGGAGGGCGGCACGCGGCGGATCCGGATCGCGCCCGGAACCCGGGACGGAACCATTCTGCGCCTGGCCGGCGAGGGTGTTCCGCACCTGAGCGCCGAGGGGCGGGGCGACCATCTGATCACCGTCGAGGTGGGGAGCTAG
- a CDS encoding effector-associated constant component EACC1, producing MPSNAVRVLIVVDAEDDDERETLTAQLRQRLLELDVDDVVPAQGTAGPAGAKAGGAAELGAVVVTAAPLVLDAVVRTVEAWLTSRSARSVRLTVGDDEIELDGVSPQIQRQLADAFVTRIRERETPADGSRAGA from the coding sequence ATGCCCAGCAACGCGGTCCGCGTCCTGATCGTGGTGGACGCCGAGGACGACGACGAACGCGAGACCCTGACCGCTCAGCTGCGCCAACGGCTGCTGGAGCTGGACGTCGACGACGTCGTGCCGGCGCAGGGCACGGCCGGGCCGGCCGGCGCCAAGGCTGGCGGCGCCGCTGAGCTGGGCGCCGTGGTCGTCACGGCCGCCCCGCTCGTGCTCGACGCGGTCGTCCGCACCGTCGAGGCGTGGCTGACGAGCCGGTCGGCGCGGTCCGTCCGTCTCACCGTCGGCGACGACGAGATCGAGCTGGACGGGGTCTCCCCGCAGATCCAGCGGCAGCTCGCCGACGCCTTCGTCACCCGCATCCGTGAGCGCGAGACCCCGGCCGATGGCAGCCGCGCCGGCGCGTGA
- the adh gene encoding aldehyde dehydrogenase, which translates to MAVFARPGQPGSPVSYASRYDNIIGGEYTPPVKGRYFENPSPVTGETFTEIARSSAEDIELALDAAHAAAPGWGRTSAADRALVLNRIADRMEQNLEKLAVAESWDNGKPVRETLAADIPLAIDHFRYFAGAIRAQEGSLSEIDADTVAYHFQEPLGVVGQIIPWNFPILMAVWKLAPALAAGNAVVLKPAEQTPASINILWDLIADLVPPGVLNVVQGFGVEAGKPLASSSRIAKIAFTGETTTGRLIMQYASQNLIPVTLELGGKSPNIFFADVAAADDDFHDKALEGFTMFALNQGEVCTCPSRALIQRSIYDDFLDKAAIRTKAVRQGNPLDTDTMIGAQASTDQLEKILSYIDIGKKEGARVVLGGERAELGGDLAGGYYVQPTIFSGDNGMRIFQEEIFGPVVSVAAFDDYADAIKIANDTLYGLGAGVWTRDTNTAYRAGREIKAGRVWTNCYHLYPAHAAFGGYKQSGIGRENHLAMLDHYQQTKNLLVSYSPKAMGFF; encoded by the coding sequence ATGGCCGTCTTCGCCCGTCCGGGGCAGCCCGGTTCTCCCGTCAGCTACGCGTCGCGCTACGACAACATCATCGGGGGCGAGTACACCCCGCCGGTCAAGGGCCGGTACTTCGAGAACCCGAGCCCGGTCACCGGGGAGACGTTCACCGAGATCGCCCGGTCCAGCGCCGAGGACATCGAGCTGGCGCTGGACGCCGCCCACGCCGCCGCGCCCGGCTGGGGCCGCACCTCCGCGGCCGACCGCGCGCTCGTGCTCAACCGGATCGCCGACCGGATGGAGCAGAACCTGGAGAAGCTCGCCGTCGCGGAGAGCTGGGACAACGGCAAGCCGGTCCGGGAGACGCTGGCCGCGGACATCCCGCTGGCCATCGACCACTTCCGCTACTTCGCCGGGGCGATCCGCGCCCAGGAGGGGTCGCTGTCGGAGATCGACGCCGACACCGTGGCCTACCACTTCCAGGAGCCGCTGGGCGTCGTCGGGCAGATCATCCCGTGGAACTTCCCGATCCTGATGGCGGTCTGGAAGCTCGCGCCCGCGCTCGCGGCCGGCAACGCCGTCGTGCTCAAGCCGGCCGAGCAGACCCCCGCCTCGATCAACATCCTGTGGGACCTCATCGCCGACCTCGTCCCGCCGGGCGTGCTGAACGTCGTCCAGGGCTTCGGCGTGGAGGCGGGCAAGCCGCTCGCGTCGTCGAGCCGGATCGCCAAGATCGCCTTCACCGGCGAGACGACGACCGGCCGGCTGATCATGCAGTACGCGAGCCAGAACCTGATCCCGGTGACGCTGGAGCTCGGCGGCAAGAGCCCGAACATCTTCTTCGCCGACGTGGCCGCGGCGGACGACGACTTCCACGACAAGGCGCTCGAGGGCTTCACCATGTTCGCCCTCAACCAGGGCGAGGTCTGCACCTGCCCGAGCCGGGCGCTCATCCAGCGCTCGATCTACGACGACTTCCTGGACAAGGCCGCCATCCGGACCAAGGCCGTCCGGCAGGGCAATCCGCTGGACACCGACACCATGATCGGCGCCCAGGCCAGCACCGACCAGCTGGAGAAGATCCTCTCCTACATCGACATCGGGAAGAAGGAGGGCGCCCGGGTGGTGCTCGGCGGCGAGCGCGCCGAGCTCGGCGGCGACCTGGCCGGCGGCTACTACGTCCAGCCCACGATCTTCTCGGGCGACAACGGGATGCGGATCTTCCAGGAGGAGATCTTCGGCCCGGTCGTCTCCGTGGCCGCGTTCGACGACTACGCCGACGCCATCAAGATTGCCAACGACACCCTCTACGGCCTCGGCGCCGGCGTGTGGACCCGCGACACGAACACCGCCTACCGGGCCGGCCGTGAGATCAAGGCGGGCCGGGTCTGGACGAACTGCTACCACCTCTACCCGGCGCACGCGGCGTTCGGCGGGTACAAGCAGTCCGGCATCGGGCGGGAGAACCATCTCGCGATGCTCGACCACTACCAGCAGACCAAGAACCTGCTGGTCTCCTACTCCCCCAAGGCGATGGGCTTCTTCTAA
- a CDS encoding DUF779 domain-containing protein, with translation MGQVRRVDATPAAAAMLRSLTAAHGPLMIHQSGGCCDGSSPMCYPRGEFLVGDGDVLLGVLDLDDTASLAEPAAPASPPGRGPGSVDWPDDPGPSGATVPVHIGGAQFAYWSHTRLTIDLVRGRGGGFSLEAPEGYRFLTRSRLFTEDEAEALEAAGPPARGPFVP, from the coding sequence ATGGGCCAGGTTCGTCGGGTCGACGCGACGCCCGCCGCCGCGGCGATGCTCCGGTCGCTGACGGCGGCGCACGGCCCGCTGATGATCCATCAGTCCGGCGGGTGCTGTGACGGCTCCTCGCCGATGTGCTACCCGCGCGGCGAGTTCCTCGTCGGGGACGGGGACGTCCTGCTCGGCGTCCTCGACCTCGACGACACCGCGAGCCTCGCCGAGCCGGCGGCCCCGGCCAGTCCACCGGGGCGCGGCCCCGGCTCGGTGGACTGGCCGGACGACCCGGGGCCCTCCGGCGCCACCGTGCCGGTCCACATCGGCGGCGCACAGTTCGCGTACTGGTCGCATACCCGGCTCACGATCGACCTCGTCAGGGGCCGCGGCGGTGGCTTCAGCCTCGAAGCGCCGGAGGGCTACCGGTTCCTGACCCGCTCCCGCCTGTTCACCGAGGACGAGGCCGAGGCGCTGGAGGCGGCCGGCCCGCCGGCCCGCGGCCCGTTCGTCCCCTGA
- a CDS encoding sulfite exporter TauE/SafE family protein — translation MNGMDALLTAGAGLAAGAVNAVAGGGTLIAFPALLAAGLPAVTANITSSTGLVTGYAGGALGYRRELSGQLPRLRALAPAAVLGGIVGAVILLVTPKDSFKTAVPFLVLIACLLLASQSKLSGVVARRRAAKAVALEEALAAAQAPGPAAAQDTGPAARAVGAAEPAGAGTATAPVGTAVAPAQPAVTVAGAARPVTWPTRVGVFVAGAYGSYFGAGLGVLLLAVMGILLVDDLQRTNALKTLLSFIVNAVGVIVFLASAQVAWAYAGILVVTSAAGGVLGARVARLLSPLWLRRGVITLGLAVAVILFVRDYA, via the coding sequence GTGAACGGAATGGACGCGCTGTTGACGGCCGGCGCGGGGCTTGCCGCCGGTGCCGTCAACGCGGTCGCCGGCGGAGGCACACTGATCGCCTTCCCGGCCCTGCTGGCCGCCGGGCTGCCAGCCGTCACCGCCAACATCACCTCGTCGACCGGGCTGGTCACCGGCTACGCGGGTGGCGCGCTCGGCTACCGGCGTGAGCTGTCCGGGCAGCTGCCCCGGCTGCGGGCACTCGCCCCGGCCGCGGTCCTCGGCGGGATCGTCGGCGCGGTCATCCTGCTGGTGACGCCGAAGGACAGCTTCAAGACCGCGGTGCCGTTCCTCGTCCTCATCGCCTGCCTGCTGCTGGCCAGCCAGTCGAAGCTGTCCGGAGTCGTCGCGCGCCGCCGCGCGGCCAAGGCCGTGGCCTTGGAGGAGGCCCTGGCGGCTGCCCAGGCTCCGGGGCCGGCCGCGGCACAGGACACGGGCCCCGCGGCACGTGCCGTCGGCGCGGCGGAGCCGGCTGGCGCCGGGACGGCGACGGCCCCGGTCGGGACGGCGGTGGCCCCGGCGCAGCCGGCCGTCACCGTGGCTGGCGCAGCCCGGCCGGTCACCTGGCCGACCCGGGTCGGGGTGTTCGTCGCCGGTGCCTACGGCTCGTACTTCGGCGCGGGCCTGGGCGTCCTGCTGCTCGCGGTGATGGGCATCCTGCTCGTCGACGACCTGCAGCGCACCAACGCGCTCAAGACGCTGCTGTCGTTCATCGTCAACGCGGTCGGCGTGATCGTCTTCCTGGCCAGCGCCCAGGTCGCCTGGGCCTACGCGGGCATCCTCGTCGTCACGTCGGCCGCGGGCGGGGTCCTGGGCGCCAGGGTCGCCCGCCTGCTGTCGCCGCTGTGGCTGCGCCGGGGCGTCATCACCCTCGGCCTGGCCGTCGCGGTCATCCTGTTCGTCCGGGATTACGCCTGA